The following proteins come from a genomic window of Maniola jurtina chromosome 15, ilManJurt1.1, whole genome shotgun sequence:
- the LOC123872563 gene encoding uncharacterized protein LOC123872563 has translation MQVKLFIVIFVLVAGVDSSGIEDKVKQYFRSDVFKAFQKHWRAHRKSFENAILLTLKESYGNRGINIYVRQSADALKICTGLYGSDNVIDWLLLDITLTSLPNLIMPEMMFALASNFLHLEAGLSKMILEAKYTLIRNQSDIVYSAEEQTLHKSPFSYVQVTPYGQLAIIAEDCTIDGYVVTKLSGMSINLGHDTFQVRNCKFSVEISSNRQEPPIIAPYFTLEQSKQLELLLTRPIRAEMLPKLQAAVFTYINTSLVFGDYLPKIRDYQNNIFKETSKYVRDIAIAIDNKTIEENQATVDAPSISLTWDAKCPDEFCSGDVIVDNVTVHGLDTLYSAHTGGPIKMLSARIMESLRFNSLMVRGSTVYFHNDTAVEKHNFVAEIHDVAVDFEINVEKPEARFEVVSWRSFEFSIIRLEQRRDQKSLTAFIHGYLLNMLPILLNNHLRNTYKLLSNSKPLVGAVSTICDCGNQNKNKGDS, from the exons ATgcaagttaaattatttattgttatttttgtcCTGGTTGCTGGTGTCGATTCATCAGGGATAGAGGACAAAGTAAAACAGTACTTTAGGAGTG ACGTATTCAAGGCATTTCAAAAACACTGGCGGGCACACCGAAAATCTTTCGAAAATGCTATACTTTTG ACATTAAAAGAGAGTTATGGGAACCGAGGAATTAATATATACGTAAGACAATCAGCTGATGCCCTGAAAATATGCACCGGTTTATATGGATCGGATAATGTTATAGATTG GCTTTTGCTAGACATAACGCTGACTAGTTTGCCAAACCTCATCATGCCAGAGATGATGTTCGCTTTGGCGTCCAACTTCCTCCATCTGGAAGCCGGTCTCAGTAAGATGATATTGGAAGCCAAGTACACGCTGATTAGGAACCAGTCGGACATCGTATACTCGGCAGAGGAGCAAACCCTGCACAAATCCCCTTTCAGTTACGTGCAGGTGACGCCTTATGGGCAGTTGGC TATCATTGCTGAAGACTGTACAATAGACGGTTATGTGGTAACAAAACTAAGCGGTATGTCGATTAACTTGGGGCACGACACATTTCAAGTAAGGAATTGTAAATTCAGCGTCGAG ATTTCTTCCAATCGTCAGGAGCCGCCGATAATAGCACCATATTTTACTTTAGAACAGA gtAAACAGCTAGAACTTTTGCTGACAAGACCGATTCGCGCAGAGATGCTGCCGAAACTTCAAGCGGCTGTATTCACTTATATCAATACATCGCTCGTATTTGGGGATTATCTGCCAAAAATTCG agattatcaaaataatatatttaaggaGACGTCAAAGTATGTAAGAGATATTGCCATAGCGATTGACAATAAAACCATTGAAGAAAACCAGGCGACAGTGGATGCTCCGTCAATCAGCCTAACTTGGGATGCTAAG tgcCCAGACGAGTTCTGTTCCGGTGATGTCATTGTTGATAACGTGACTGTACATGGGTTGGATACACTATACTCTGCCCACACTGGTGGTCCTATTAAGATGCTATCCGCAAGAATAATGGAATCGTTAAGATTTAACTCATTAATG GTTAGAGGAAGTACAGTATATTTCCATAATGATACGGCTGTAGAGAAACACAACTTTGTAGCTGAAATCCACGATGTCGCAGTTGACTTTGAAATTAACGTGGAAAAGCCAGAAGCAAGATTCGAAGTTGTCAGCTGGAG ATCATTTGAGTTTTCAATAATTCGATTGGAACAACGAAGAGACCAAAAATCTCTGACCGCATTCATCCATGGGTACTTATTGAACATGCTGCCTATTTTACTCAACAATCATTTAAGAAATACATACAAACTACTGAGTAACTCTAAGCCATTAGTAGGAGCTGTATCAACTATTTGtgattgtggtaatcaaaataaGAATAAAGGTGATTCATAA
- the LOC123872307 gene encoding uncharacterized protein LOC123872307: MCYICSCFTWTLDLLQRILTFFLSCWLACSVCCGLGIAIIAGVAYGYNYCLAESIIHMRPDVRVYMRRGQFYDKPDMLFHHRIGDDDDDYQQEFSPGDGSLAKHWEKDQFTKKYAEKLTIYSNRKKEQNDKYRQQEDDSDSLQWKKGQDTPRRSSEKTFISADYQVPESNFYYKPRTPPVRRVSILPNPIIPTTVIQSGSSEIVMRIFEPVSNIVPEPSNEVDEYDDKSSWVIDKGIDSRIKPPEEIESRTKAFSPSIRMRLEDSPTRKLVKMRH, encoded by the exons ATGTGCTATATATGCAGTTGTTTCACTTGGACTTTGGATTTGCTTCAAAG GATATTAACTTTTTTCCTCTCATGCTGGTTGGCATGCTCTGTGTGCTGTGGACTGGGCATCGCAATAATTGCTGGAGTTGCGTACGGCTACAATTACTGTTTGGCTGAGTCTATTATCCACATGA GGCCTGATGTAAGAGTGTACATGCGCCGAGGTCAGTTTTATGACAAACCAGATATGTTATTCCATCACAGGATTGGTGACGACGATGACG ATTATCAGCAAGAATTTTCACCGGGAGATGGTTCCCTTGCAAAACATTGGGAAAAAGAccagtttacaaaaaaatatgcgGAGAAGCTCACGATATACTCTAACAGGAAAAAGGAACAAAATGATAAATATCGTCAACAAGAAGATGACTCAGATTCGTTACAATGGAAGAAGGGCCAGGATACACCAAGACGTTCCAGTGAAAAGACTTTCATTAGTGCAGACTATCAAGTTCCTGAg AGTAACTTTTACTACAAACCCAGGACACCACCAGTGCGTCGGGTATCAATACTACCAAATCCGATTATCCCTACAACAGTAATACAAAGTGGCTCTTCAGAAATAGTGATGAGAATATTTGAGCCTGTGTCAAATATCGTCCCAGAACCTAGCAATGAAGTTGATGAGTATGATGACAAATCTAGCTGGGTTATCGATAAAGGAATTGATTCGAGAATAAAACCTCCTGAAGAGATAGAAAGTAGAACAAAAGCATTTTCTCCAAGTATCAGAATGCGGCTTGAAGATAGTCCTACAAG AAAACTCGTAAAAATGAGACACTAG